Proteins encoded by one window of Paroedura picta isolate Pp20150507F chromosome 9, Ppicta_v3.0, whole genome shotgun sequence:
- the AKAIN1 gene encoding A-kinase anchor protein inhibitor 1 isoform X3: protein MEISRRDKSGNEHEEAKLQNASRQIVHTAIQQAVKQLSQENQQKAKGTNSSVSLQLERGELTKKHEKK from the coding sequence GGGATAAATCTGGAAATGAACATGAAGAAGCAAAGCTGCAGAATGCCAGTCGGCAGATAGTGCACACCGCCATCCAGCAGGCAGTAAAGCAACTTTCCCAGGAGAACCAGCAAAAAGCCAAGGGGACGAACAGCAGCGTCAGTTTGCAGCTCGAAAGAGGGGAACTAACCAAGAAGCACGAAAAAAAGTAA
- the AKAIN1 gene encoding A-kinase anchor protein inhibitor 1 isoform X1, with translation MEISRTGDKSGNEHEEAKLQNASRQIVHTAIQQAVKQLSQENQQKAKGTNSSVSLQLERGELTKKHEKK, from the coding sequence CAGGGGATAAATCTGGAAATGAACATGAAGAAGCAAAGCTGCAGAATGCCAGTCGGCAGATAGTGCACACCGCCATCCAGCAGGCAGTAAAGCAACTTTCCCAGGAGAACCAGCAAAAAGCCAAGGGGACGAACAGCAGCGTCAGTTTGCAGCTCGAAAGAGGGGAACTAACCAAGAAGCACGAAAAAAAGTAA
- the AKAIN1 gene encoding A-kinase anchor protein inhibitor 1 isoform X4: MVFAPGDKSGNEHEEAKLQNASRQIVHTAIQQAVKQLSQENQQKAKGTNSSVSLQLERGELTKKHEKK, translated from the exons ATGGTGTTTGCTCCAG GGGATAAATCTGGAAATGAACATGAAGAAGCAAAGCTGCAGAATGCCAGTCGGCAGATAGTGCACACCGCCATCCAGCAGGCAGTAAAGCAACTTTCCCAGGAGAACCAGCAAAAAGCCAAGGGGACGAACAGCAGCGTCAGTTTGCAGCTCGAAAGAGGGGAACTAACCAAGAAGCACGAAAAAAAGTAA
- the AKAIN1 gene encoding A-kinase anchor protein inhibitor 1 isoform X2 — translation MVFAPAGDKSGNEHEEAKLQNASRQIVHTAIQQAVKQLSQENQQKAKGTNSSVSLQLERGELTKKHEKK, via the exons ATGGTGTTTGCTCCAG CAGGGGATAAATCTGGAAATGAACATGAAGAAGCAAAGCTGCAGAATGCCAGTCGGCAGATAGTGCACACCGCCATCCAGCAGGCAGTAAAGCAACTTTCCCAGGAGAACCAGCAAAAAGCCAAGGGGACGAACAGCAGCGTCAGTTTGCAGCTCGAAAGAGGGGAACTAACCAAGAAGCACGAAAAAAAGTAA